The proteins below are encoded in one region of Winogradskyella helgolandensis:
- a CDS encoding AI-2E family transporter has product MNSKTIANGILRALGIILAIILVLYFLFKIQSVIVYIAVAVVISLIGRPIILFLRNRLKFNNTVAVVTTMVVLLGLLVGLIGLFIPLIIEQGQNLALLNIEQLQVNIENLYDQIITYFQFNNIDIEQSIEDSHLLSKLDFAIIPNFLNSFVSGLGSFSIGLFSVLFISFFFLKDSKLFEDGLMTFIPNGNEERSKRSINTIKDLLSRYFVGLIFQILILFIIYTIVLLVFDIDNAIVIAFLCALLNLVPYVGPLVSGFLMLLLSMSSNLGESFSEVILPKTTYVMIGFIVAQLVDNFFSQPYIFSKSVKSHPLEIFLVIIIAGILFGVVGMIVAIPTYTAIKVILKEFLSEYNIVKKFTKNL; this is encoded by the coding sequence ATGAATTCAAAAACCATAGCAAACGGTATTTTAAGAGCATTAGGAATAATACTGGCTATAATCTTAGTTTTGTATTTTCTTTTTAAAATTCAGTCTGTCATCGTCTACATTGCGGTTGCAGTTGTTATATCGTTAATCGGGCGACCTATCATTTTGTTTTTAAGAAATAGGTTAAAATTCAACAATACTGTTGCCGTTGTAACTACCATGGTTGTTTTATTAGGTCTCTTAGTTGGTCTTATAGGACTCTTTATCCCTTTAATTATTGAACAAGGTCAGAATTTAGCATTATTAAATATTGAACAATTACAAGTTAATATTGAAAATCTATATGATCAAATTATCACCTATTTTCAATTTAATAATATAGATATTGAACAATCTATAGAAGACTCTCACTTACTTTCAAAACTCGATTTTGCTATTATACCTAACTTTTTAAATAGTTTTGTTAGCGGTTTAGGTAGTTTTAGTATAGGTTTATTTTCTGTACTATTTATTTCGTTTTTCTTTTTAAAAGATAGTAAATTGTTTGAAGATGGGTTAATGACATTCATTCCAAACGGAAATGAAGAACGTTCTAAACGCTCAATCAATACCATAAAAGATTTATTATCACGCTATTTTGTAGGACTGATTTTTCAAATATTAATCTTATTCATTATTTATACTATCGTTTTATTGGTCTTTGATATTGATAACGCAATTGTTATCGCATTTTTATGTGCGCTACTTAATTTAGTGCCTTATGTTGGTCCTTTAGTGAGTGGTTTTTTAATGCTTTTGTTAAGTATGTCTAGTAATTTAGGTGAAAGTTTTAGTGAGGTTATTTTACCAAAAACAACTTATGTAATGATTGGTTTTATCGTAGCGCAATTGGTAGATAATTTCTTCAGCCAACCGTACATTTTTTCTAAAAGTGTAAAATCTCATCCACTCGAAATCTTCTTAGTTATCATCATCGCAGGTATTTTATTTGGTGTTGTAGGAATGATTGTAGCCATACCAACTTACACGGCTATAAAAGTAATTTTGAAAGAGTTTTTATCAGAGTACAACATCGTTAAGAAGTTTACAAAGAACCTATAG